A stretch of Plutella xylostella chromosome 10, ilPluXylo3.1, whole genome shotgun sequence DNA encodes these proteins:
- the LOC105381996 gene encoding RNA binding protein fox-1 homolog 1-like isoform X2, which yields MYYPVSNGNVIDHTGTPTLLHMVGTGMGTPFPAAAAAAAAAAQYAANGGDALASVKAEAVGPQPPPQPPLIKAEGPPPPAPLPPTTFSPQPPPQPLPPTTIESQNTSTQNENEQSEESTPVSVAVAVAQQAAAAVAQAAAAAAAASAQAQAQATATAAAGSPDKNLVPVSQGSQPKRLHVSNIPFRFRDPDLRNMFGQYGTILDVEIIFNERGSKGFGFVTFANSGDAERARERLHGTVVEGRKIEVNNATARVQTKKPPAVPNVCVQWPEARRPPPPAPLSQPATMLPRAAYAAPLHAYAHVYYDPFLAAAATADSNYRLQAAKPAAEAAAAAAAAAAPLLKSPLTAQHAAAAAAAANYSAAARAAAAAVSAGPQPTLTQLAYGREYADPYLGHSIGPVTGYGTAVYRSGYNRFAPY from the exons cACATGGTGGGGACGGGTATGGGAACCCCGTTCCCcgcggctgcggcggcggcggccgcggcggcccAGTACGCCGCCAACGGGGGCGACGCGCTGGCCAGCGTGAAGGCGGAGGCGGTGGggccgcagccgccgccgcagccccCGCTCATCAAGGCCGAGGggcccccgccgcccgcgcccctgCCTCCGACCACCTTCTCCCCACAACCACCGCCTCAGCCGCTACCGCCCACCACGATAGAAAGCCAAAACACTAGTACA cAAAATGAAAACGAACAAAGTGAAGAAAGCACGCCAGTGAGTGTGGCGGTAGCGGTAGCACAGCAGGCAGCCGCTGCAGTGGCGCAAgcagctgccgccgccgccgccgcctcggcgcaggcgcaggcgCAAGCCACTGCCACGGCCGCCGCCGGCTCGCCCGACAAGAACCTCGTGCCCGTCAGCCAGGGCTCGCAGCCCAAGCGGCTCCACGTCTCCAACATACCCTTCCGGTTTAGAGATCCAGACCTCAGAAACATGTTCGGC CAATATGGCACGATACTTGATGTAGAAATCATCTTCAATGAACGAGGCTCAAAG GGATTCGGTTTTGTAACATTCGCAAATAGTGGTGATGCGGAGCGCGCACGAGAGAGACTTCACGGCACCGTGGTTGAGGGCAGAAAGATAGAG GTTAATAACGCTACAGCGCGAGTGCAGACCAAGAAACCACCGGCGGTGCCAAACG tGTGTGTGCAGTGGCCGGAAG cccgccgccccccgccgcccgcgcccctgTCCCAGCCCGCGACGATGCTCCCCCGCGCCGCCTACGCCGCGCCCTTGCACGCATACGCACA CGTCTATTACGATCCCTTCCTAGCAGCGGCGGCCACGGCTGACTCCAACTACAGACTACAG GCCGCGAAGCCGGCAGCAGAG GCAGCGGCAGCGgctgcagcggcggcggcgcccctgCTGAAGTCTCCGCTGACGGCGCAGCacgcagcagcagcagcagcggcaGCCAATTACAGCGCAGCGGCGCGagcggcggccgcggccgtCAGCGCCGGGCCCCAGCCCACGCTCACGCAGCTCGC GTACGGCAGAGAGTATGCAGACCCTTACCTCGGTCACTCGATCGGACCAGTAACAGGATACGGG ACGGCGGTGTACAGGAGTGGGTACAACCGGTTCGCGCCGTACTAA
- the LOC105381996 gene encoding RNA binding protein fox-1 homolog 1-like isoform X3, with translation MYYPVSNGNVIDHTGTPTLLHMVGTGMGTPFPAAAAAAAAAAQYAANGGDALASVKAEAVGPQPPPQPPLIKAEGPPPPAPLPPTTFSPQPPPQPLPPTTIESQNTSTQNENEQSEESTPVSVAVAVAQQAAAAVAQAAAAAAAASAQAQAQATATAAAGSPDKNLVPVSQGSQPKRLHVSNIPFRFRDPDLRNMFGQYGTILDVEIIFNERGSKGFGFVTFANSGDAERARERLHGTVVEGRKIEVNNATARVQTKKPPAVPNVCVQWPEGLRVSGVSWPWLGAAPAAPAPPLVLAPRAAQRRSVYYDPFLAAAATADSNYRLQAAAAAAAAAAPLLKSPLTAQHAAAAAAAANYSAAARAAAAAVSAGPQPTLTQLAYGREYADPYLGHSIGPVTGYGTAVYRSGYNRFAPY, from the exons cACATGGTGGGGACGGGTATGGGAACCCCGTTCCCcgcggctgcggcggcggcggccgcggcggcccAGTACGCCGCCAACGGGGGCGACGCGCTGGCCAGCGTGAAGGCGGAGGCGGTGGggccgcagccgccgccgcagccccCGCTCATCAAGGCCGAGGggcccccgccgcccgcgcccctgCCTCCGACCACCTTCTCCCCACAACCACCGCCTCAGCCGCTACCGCCCACCACGATAGAAAGCCAAAACACTAGTACA cAAAATGAAAACGAACAAAGTGAAGAAAGCACGCCAGTGAGTGTGGCGGTAGCGGTAGCACAGCAGGCAGCCGCTGCAGTGGCGCAAgcagctgccgccgccgccgccgcctcggcgcaggcgcaggcgCAAGCCACTGCCACGGCCGCCGCCGGCTCGCCCGACAAGAACCTCGTGCCCGTCAGCCAGGGCTCGCAGCCCAAGCGGCTCCACGTCTCCAACATACCCTTCCGGTTTAGAGATCCAGACCTCAGAAACATGTTCGGC CAATATGGCACGATACTTGATGTAGAAATCATCTTCAATGAACGAGGCTCAAAG GGATTCGGTTTTGTAACATTCGCAAATAGTGGTGATGCGGAGCGCGCACGAGAGAGACTTCACGGCACCGTGGTTGAGGGCAGAAAGATAGAG GTTAATAACGCTACAGCGCGAGTGCAGACCAAGAAACCACCGGCGGTGCCAAACG tGTGTGTGCAGTGGCCGGAAG GGCTGCGCGTGAGCGGCGTGTCGTGGCCGTGGCtgggcgccgcgcccgccgcgcccgcgccgccgctcgtgctggccccgcgcgccgcgcagcGCCGCAG CGTCTATTACGATCCCTTCCTAGCAGCGGCGGCCACGGCTGACTCCAACTACAGACTACAG GCAGCGGCAGCGgctgcagcggcggcggcgcccctgCTGAAGTCTCCGCTGACGGCGCAGCacgcagcagcagcagcagcggcaGCCAATTACAGCGCAGCGGCGCGagcggcggccgcggccgtCAGCGCCGGGCCCCAGCCCACGCTCACGCAGCTCGC GTACGGCAGAGAGTATGCAGACCCTTACCTCGGTCACTCGATCGGACCAGTAACAGGATACGGG ACGGCGGTGTACAGGAGTGGGTACAACCGGTTCGCGCCGTACTAA
- the LOC105381995 gene encoding cGMP-dependent protein kinase, isozyme 1-like, whose product MVLCPPFRWASKGGFNLSTVQQKQNKHRDTIIKISEDPPPAANGDANGIPPQNTKSLSVDQGPSPKKLSDLSIQSAKSHYSKESDLVSSDGRESTTDGPKTVSDIVDRPSQSEPRMERKRGVIAAPTPTDTDTVRSTSDLQYAKYEKDNDSKELIKRAIMANDFLKNLMDEDRLAAVVEAMKPQEYSAGSLIVREGESGSHLYVSAYGQFEVLKGGQVVKTFGLGEAFGELAILYKAKRFASIICITEAKVWTLERRVFQKIMVRSGRQEQEDNLRFLSSVPLLQGINPIELVKMSGFLKREFFSAGTEVVRQGDRGDKFYIIRGGVVVVTKRDGEGAERQVGVLRRGNYFGEQALLHEDRRLATVTAQPPGVECLTLERGPFTELLGNLNELKNIRHAVPRPSQQKKTSKVKTEFEYISLQDLEIVGTMGVGGFGRVELVQYSKDKSLTFALKCLKKIEMVQQQQQVHAYNEKNILFSCQNEFICRLYRTFKDNKYLYFLMEPVLGGDVWTILQKHRFFPENTARFMAACVIEAFQYLHSKDIVYRDLKPENLMLDERGYIKLVDFGFAKQLTPNTKTWTFAGTPEYVAPEIVLNKGHDRAVDCWALGVFIHEILVGKPPFRGPGGDHMKTYTLILRGIDAVSFHPRVTKSAQLLIRKLCRAVPAERLGYLKNGMADVKNHKWLLGFDWEGLRERRLKAPLVQPVASKTDLSNFEKYSKDKLPPDEVSGWDVDF is encoded by the exons ATGGTGCTGTGTCCGCCCTTCCGGTGGGCCTCCAAGGGAGGGTTCAACCTCTCCACCGTCCaacaaaagcaaaataaacatCGTGACACTATAATC AAAATATCCGAAGATCCACCACCGGCAGCAAATGGCGATGCCAACGGAATACCGCCTCAGAACACCAAAAGCCTCTCCGTGGACCAGGGGCCCTCGCCGAAGAAACTCAGCGACCTGAGCATACAGAGCGCCAAGTCACACTACAGCAAAGAGTCCGATCTAGTGTCTAGTGATGGTCGCGAGAGCACCACGGATGGTCCGAAGACAGTGTCGGATATAGTGGACAGGCCCTCCCAGTCGGAGCCACGTATGGAACGCAAGCGAGGAGTCATCGCGGCACCGACGCCCACTGATACTGACACTGTACGGTCTACCTCTGATCTGCAGTACGCCAAATATGAAAAGGACAATGA CTCAAAAGAGCTAATCAAGCGTGCCATAATGGCGAACGACTTCCTCAAGAACTTGATGGACGAGGACCGTCTGGCGGCCGTGGTGGAGGCCATGAAGCCGCAGGAGTACTCCGCGGGCAGCCTCATCGTGCGAGAGGGGGAGAGCGGCAGCCACCTGTACGTGTCCGCCTACGGACAGTTCGAGGTGCTGAAAGGCGGTCAAGTGGTCAAGACTTTCGGGCTTGGAGAAGCTTTCGGAGAACTGGCGATTCTGTATAAGGCGAAGAGATTTGCGTCCATTATTT GTATAACAGAGGCTAAAGTATGGACGCTGGAAAGGCGAGTATTCCAGAAGATTATGGTCCGCAGTGGCCGTCAGGAACAAGAGGACAACCTTCGTTTCCTGTCCTCAGTGCCGCTCCTACAAGGAATCAATCCTATAGAGCTGGTCAAGATGTCTGGCTTCCTCAAACGT GAATTCTTCTCGGCGGGCACCGAAGTGGTCCGTCAAGGCGACCGGGGCGACAAGTTCTACATCATCCGCGGCGGCGTGGTGGTCGTGACGAAGCGCGACGGAGAGGGGGCGGAGCGGCAGGTGGGGGTGCTGCGCCGGGGGAACTACTTCGGAGAGCAGGCGCTGCTGCATGAGGATAGGCGGCTGGCCACCGTTACCGCGCAGCCGCCTGGTGTGGAATGTCTGACGCTGGAACGCGG GCCGTTCACTGAATTACTCGGAAACTTAAATGAATTGAAGAATATCCGACACGCCGTGCCGAGGCCGTCACAACAAAAGAAAACGTCTAAAGTCAAAACTG AATTCGAGTACATATCCCTGCAAGACCTGGAGATCGTGGGCACTATGGGCGTCGGCGGCTTCGGCCGAGTGGAGCTGGTCCAGTATTCCAAGGACAAGTCCTTGACCTTCGCGCTCAAGTGCCTCAAGAAGATAGAAATGGTGCAGCAACAGCAGCAAGTGCATGCCTACAATGAGAAGAACATATTGTTCTCCTGCCAGAATGAGTTTATATGCAG ACTGTACCGAACGTTCAAAGACAACAAGTACCTCTACTTCCTGATGGAGCCGGTCCTAGGGGGCGATGTGTGGACCATCCTGCAGAAGCACCGGTTCTTCCCCGAGAACACCGCGCGGTTCATGGCCGCCTGCGTCATCGAGGCCTTCCAGTATCTGCACTCCAAGGATATAGTGTACAGGGACCTTAAGCCGGAGAACTTGATGCTTGATGAGCGCGGGTATATTAAACTT GTGGACTTTGGGTTTGCTAAGCAGCTGACTCCAAACACGAAAACATGGACTTTTGCTGGGACACCTGAGTATGTGGCTCCTGAAATCGTGTTAAATAAG GGACACGACCGCGCAGTGGACTGCTGGGCTCTAGGAGTGTTCATCCACGAGATCCTAGTAGGCAAGCCGCCCTTCCGCGGCCCTGGCGGAGACCACATGAAGACCTACACGCTCATCTTGCGAGGCATAGACGCAGTCTCCTTCCACCCTCGCGTCACCAAGTCTGCGCAACTGCTTATAAGGAAGTTGTGCCGAGCGGTGCCGGCGGAACGACTGGGATATTTGAAGAACGGCATGGCTGATGTCAAAAATCATAA ATGGCTGCTCGGCTTCGACTGGGAGGGGCTCCGGGAGCGCCGGCTCAAGGCGCCGCTGGTGCAGCCCGTGGCCAGCAAGACTGACCTCTCCAACTTCGAGAAATACTCCAAGGACAAGCTCCCGCCCGACGAGGTGTCAGGGTGGGACGTAGACTtctag
- the LOC105381996 gene encoding RNA binding protein fox-1 homolog 1-like isoform X1, with the protein MYYPVSNGNVIDHTGTPTLLHMVGTGMGTPFPAAAAAAAAAAQYAANGGDALASVKAEAVGPQPPPQPPLIKAEGPPPPAPLPPTTFSPQPPPQPLPPTTIESQNTSTQNENEQSEESTPVSVAVAVAQQAAAAVAQAAAAAAAASAQAQAQATATAAAGSPDKNLVPVSQGSQPKRLHVSNIPFRFRDPDLRNMFGQYGTILDVEIIFNERGSKGFGFVTFANSGDAERARERLHGTVVEGRKIEVNNATARVQTKKPPAVPNVCVQWPEGLRVSGVSWPWLGAAPAAPAPPLVLAPRAAQRRSVYYDPFLAAAATADSNYRLQAAKPAAEAAAAAAAAAAPLLKSPLTAQHAAAAAAAANYSAAARAAAAAVSAGPQPTLTQLAYGREYADPYLGHSIGPVTGYGTAVYRSGYNRFAPY; encoded by the exons cACATGGTGGGGACGGGTATGGGAACCCCGTTCCCcgcggctgcggcggcggcggccgcggcggcccAGTACGCCGCCAACGGGGGCGACGCGCTGGCCAGCGTGAAGGCGGAGGCGGTGGggccgcagccgccgccgcagccccCGCTCATCAAGGCCGAGGggcccccgccgcccgcgcccctgCCTCCGACCACCTTCTCCCCACAACCACCGCCTCAGCCGCTACCGCCCACCACGATAGAAAGCCAAAACACTAGTACA cAAAATGAAAACGAACAAAGTGAAGAAAGCACGCCAGTGAGTGTGGCGGTAGCGGTAGCACAGCAGGCAGCCGCTGCAGTGGCGCAAgcagctgccgccgccgccgccgcctcggcgcaggcgcaggcgCAAGCCACTGCCACGGCCGCCGCCGGCTCGCCCGACAAGAACCTCGTGCCCGTCAGCCAGGGCTCGCAGCCCAAGCGGCTCCACGTCTCCAACATACCCTTCCGGTTTAGAGATCCAGACCTCAGAAACATGTTCGGC CAATATGGCACGATACTTGATGTAGAAATCATCTTCAATGAACGAGGCTCAAAG GGATTCGGTTTTGTAACATTCGCAAATAGTGGTGATGCGGAGCGCGCACGAGAGAGACTTCACGGCACCGTGGTTGAGGGCAGAAAGATAGAG GTTAATAACGCTACAGCGCGAGTGCAGACCAAGAAACCACCGGCGGTGCCAAACG tGTGTGTGCAGTGGCCGGAAG GGCTGCGCGTGAGCGGCGTGTCGTGGCCGTGGCtgggcgccgcgcccgccgcgcccgcgccgccgctcgtgctggccccgcgcgccgcgcagcGCCGCAG CGTCTATTACGATCCCTTCCTAGCAGCGGCGGCCACGGCTGACTCCAACTACAGACTACAG GCCGCGAAGCCGGCAGCAGAG GCAGCGGCAGCGgctgcagcggcggcggcgcccctgCTGAAGTCTCCGCTGACGGCGCAGCacgcagcagcagcagcagcggcaGCCAATTACAGCGCAGCGGCGCGagcggcggccgcggccgtCAGCGCCGGGCCCCAGCCCACGCTCACGCAGCTCGC GTACGGCAGAGAGTATGCAGACCCTTACCTCGGTCACTCGATCGGACCAGTAACAGGATACGGG ACGGCGGTGTACAGGAGTGGGTACAACCGGTTCGCGCCGTACTAA
- the LOC105381996 gene encoding RNA binding protein fox-1 homolog 1-like isoform X4, which translates to MYYPVSNGNVIDHTGTPTLLHMVGTGMGTPFPAAAAAAAAAAQYAANGGDALASVKAEAVGPQPPPQPPLIKAEGPPPPAPLPPTTFSPQPPPQPLPPTTIESQNTSTQNENEQSEESTPVSVAVAVAQQAAAAVAQAAAAAAAASAQAQAQATATAAAGSPDKNLVPVSQGSQPKRLHVSNIPFRFRDPDLRNMFGQYGTILDVEIIFNERGSKGFGFVTFANSGDAERARERLHGTVVEGRKIEVNNATARVQTKKPPAVPNVCVQWPEARRPPPPAPLSQPATMLPRAAYAAPLHAYAHVYYDPFLAAAATADSNYRLQAAAAAAAAAAPLLKSPLTAQHAAAAAAAANYSAAARAAAAAVSAGPQPTLTQLAYGREYADPYLGHSIGPVTGYGTAVYRSGYNRFAPY; encoded by the exons cACATGGTGGGGACGGGTATGGGAACCCCGTTCCCcgcggctgcggcggcggcggccgcggcggcccAGTACGCCGCCAACGGGGGCGACGCGCTGGCCAGCGTGAAGGCGGAGGCGGTGGggccgcagccgccgccgcagccccCGCTCATCAAGGCCGAGGggcccccgccgcccgcgcccctgCCTCCGACCACCTTCTCCCCACAACCACCGCCTCAGCCGCTACCGCCCACCACGATAGAAAGCCAAAACACTAGTACA cAAAATGAAAACGAACAAAGTGAAGAAAGCACGCCAGTGAGTGTGGCGGTAGCGGTAGCACAGCAGGCAGCCGCTGCAGTGGCGCAAgcagctgccgccgccgccgccgcctcggcgcaggcgcaggcgCAAGCCACTGCCACGGCCGCCGCCGGCTCGCCCGACAAGAACCTCGTGCCCGTCAGCCAGGGCTCGCAGCCCAAGCGGCTCCACGTCTCCAACATACCCTTCCGGTTTAGAGATCCAGACCTCAGAAACATGTTCGGC CAATATGGCACGATACTTGATGTAGAAATCATCTTCAATGAACGAGGCTCAAAG GGATTCGGTTTTGTAACATTCGCAAATAGTGGTGATGCGGAGCGCGCACGAGAGAGACTTCACGGCACCGTGGTTGAGGGCAGAAAGATAGAG GTTAATAACGCTACAGCGCGAGTGCAGACCAAGAAACCACCGGCGGTGCCAAACG tGTGTGTGCAGTGGCCGGAAG cccgccgccccccgccgcccgcgcccctgTCCCAGCCCGCGACGATGCTCCCCCGCGCCGCCTACGCCGCGCCCTTGCACGCATACGCACA CGTCTATTACGATCCCTTCCTAGCAGCGGCGGCCACGGCTGACTCCAACTACAGACTACAG GCAGCGGCAGCGgctgcagcggcggcggcgcccctgCTGAAGTCTCCGCTGACGGCGCAGCacgcagcagcagcagcagcggcaGCCAATTACAGCGCAGCGGCGCGagcggcggccgcggccgtCAGCGCCGGGCCCCAGCCCACGCTCACGCAGCTCGC GTACGGCAGAGAGTATGCAGACCCTTACCTCGGTCACTCGATCGGACCAGTAACAGGATACGGG ACGGCGGTGTACAGGAGTGGGTACAACCGGTTCGCGCCGTACTAA
- the LOC105381996 gene encoding RNA binding protein fox-1 homolog 1-like isoform X6: MVGTGMGTPFPAAAAAAAAAAQYAANGGDALASVKAEAVGPQPPPQPPLIKAEGPPPPAPLPPTTFSPQPPPQPLPPTTIESQNTSTQNENEQSEESTPVSVAVAVAQQAAAAVAQAAAAAAAASAQAQAQATATAAAGSPDKNLVPVSQGSQPKRLHVSNIPFRFRDPDLRNMFGQYGTILDVEIIFNERGSKGFGFVTFANSGDAERARERLHGTVVEGRKIEVNNATARVQTKKPPAVPNVCVQWPEGLRVSGVSWPWLGAAPAAPAPPLVLAPRAAQRRSVYYDPFLAAAATADSNYRLQAAKPAAEAAAAAAAAAAPLLKSPLTAQHAAAAAAAANYSAAARAAAAAVSAGPQPTLTQLAYGREYADPYLGHSIGPVTGYGTAVYRSGYNRFAPY, translated from the exons ATGGTGGGGACGGGTATGGGAACCCCGTTCCCcgcggctgcggcggcggcggccgcggcggcccAGTACGCCGCCAACGGGGGCGACGCGCTGGCCAGCGTGAAGGCGGAGGCGGTGGggccgcagccgccgccgcagccccCGCTCATCAAGGCCGAGGggcccccgccgcccgcgcccctgCCTCCGACCACCTTCTCCCCACAACCACCGCCTCAGCCGCTACCGCCCACCACGATAGAAAGCCAAAACACTAGTACA cAAAATGAAAACGAACAAAGTGAAGAAAGCACGCCAGTGAGTGTGGCGGTAGCGGTAGCACAGCAGGCAGCCGCTGCAGTGGCGCAAgcagctgccgccgccgccgccgcctcggcgcaggcgcaggcgCAAGCCACTGCCACGGCCGCCGCCGGCTCGCCCGACAAGAACCTCGTGCCCGTCAGCCAGGGCTCGCAGCCCAAGCGGCTCCACGTCTCCAACATACCCTTCCGGTTTAGAGATCCAGACCTCAGAAACATGTTCGGC CAATATGGCACGATACTTGATGTAGAAATCATCTTCAATGAACGAGGCTCAAAG GGATTCGGTTTTGTAACATTCGCAAATAGTGGTGATGCGGAGCGCGCACGAGAGAGACTTCACGGCACCGTGGTTGAGGGCAGAAAGATAGAG GTTAATAACGCTACAGCGCGAGTGCAGACCAAGAAACCACCGGCGGTGCCAAACG tGTGTGTGCAGTGGCCGGAAG GGCTGCGCGTGAGCGGCGTGTCGTGGCCGTGGCtgggcgccgcgcccgccgcgcccgcgccgccgctcgtgctggccccgcgcgccgcgcagcGCCGCAG CGTCTATTACGATCCCTTCCTAGCAGCGGCGGCCACGGCTGACTCCAACTACAGACTACAG GCCGCGAAGCCGGCAGCAGAG GCAGCGGCAGCGgctgcagcggcggcggcgcccctgCTGAAGTCTCCGCTGACGGCGCAGCacgcagcagcagcagcagcggcaGCCAATTACAGCGCAGCGGCGCGagcggcggccgcggccgtCAGCGCCGGGCCCCAGCCCACGCTCACGCAGCTCGC GTACGGCAGAGAGTATGCAGACCCTTACCTCGGTCACTCGATCGGACCAGTAACAGGATACGGG ACGGCGGTGTACAGGAGTGGGTACAACCGGTTCGCGCCGTACTAA
- the LOC105381996 gene encoding RNA binding protein fox-1 homolog 1-like isoform X5 yields MYYPHMVGTGMGTPFPAAAAAAAAAAQYAANGGDALASVKAEAVGPQPPPQPPLIKAEGPPPPAPLPPTTFSPQPPPQPLPPTTIESQNTSTQNENEQSEESTPVSVAVAVAQQAAAAVAQAAAAAAAASAQAQAQATATAAAGSPDKNLVPVSQGSQPKRLHVSNIPFRFRDPDLRNMFGQYGTILDVEIIFNERGSKGFGFVTFANSGDAERARERLHGTVVEGRKIEVNNATARVQTKKPPAVPNVCVQWPEGLRVSGVSWPWLGAAPAAPAPPLVLAPRAAQRRSVYYDPFLAAAATADSNYRLQAAKPAAEAAAAAAAAAAPLLKSPLTAQHAAAAAAAANYSAAARAAAAAVSAGPQPTLTQLAYGREYADPYLGHSIGPVTGYGTAVYRSGYNRFAPY; encoded by the exons cACATGGTGGGGACGGGTATGGGAACCCCGTTCCCcgcggctgcggcggcggcggccgcggcggcccAGTACGCCGCCAACGGGGGCGACGCGCTGGCCAGCGTGAAGGCGGAGGCGGTGGggccgcagccgccgccgcagccccCGCTCATCAAGGCCGAGGggcccccgccgcccgcgcccctgCCTCCGACCACCTTCTCCCCACAACCACCGCCTCAGCCGCTACCGCCCACCACGATAGAAAGCCAAAACACTAGTACA cAAAATGAAAACGAACAAAGTGAAGAAAGCACGCCAGTGAGTGTGGCGGTAGCGGTAGCACAGCAGGCAGCCGCTGCAGTGGCGCAAgcagctgccgccgccgccgccgcctcggcgcaggcgcaggcgCAAGCCACTGCCACGGCCGCCGCCGGCTCGCCCGACAAGAACCTCGTGCCCGTCAGCCAGGGCTCGCAGCCCAAGCGGCTCCACGTCTCCAACATACCCTTCCGGTTTAGAGATCCAGACCTCAGAAACATGTTCGGC CAATATGGCACGATACTTGATGTAGAAATCATCTTCAATGAACGAGGCTCAAAG GGATTCGGTTTTGTAACATTCGCAAATAGTGGTGATGCGGAGCGCGCACGAGAGAGACTTCACGGCACCGTGGTTGAGGGCAGAAAGATAGAG GTTAATAACGCTACAGCGCGAGTGCAGACCAAGAAACCACCGGCGGTGCCAAACG tGTGTGTGCAGTGGCCGGAAG GGCTGCGCGTGAGCGGCGTGTCGTGGCCGTGGCtgggcgccgcgcccgccgcgcccgcgccgccgctcgtgctggccccgcgcgccgcgcagcGCCGCAG CGTCTATTACGATCCCTTCCTAGCAGCGGCGGCCACGGCTGACTCCAACTACAGACTACAG GCCGCGAAGCCGGCAGCAGAG GCAGCGGCAGCGgctgcagcggcggcggcgcccctgCTGAAGTCTCCGCTGACGGCGCAGCacgcagcagcagcagcagcggcaGCCAATTACAGCGCAGCGGCGCGagcggcggccgcggccgtCAGCGCCGGGCCCCAGCCCACGCTCACGCAGCTCGC GTACGGCAGAGAGTATGCAGACCCTTACCTCGGTCACTCGATCGGACCAGTAACAGGATACGGG ACGGCGGTGTACAGGAGTGGGTACAACCGGTTCGCGCCGTACTAA